In one Streptomyces sp. NBC_01288 genomic region, the following are encoded:
- the gatC gene encoding Asp-tRNA(Asn)/Glu-tRNA(Gln) amidotransferase subunit GatC, translating into MPGITREEVAHLARLARLELKPEELEHFAGQLDDIIGAVARVSEVADQDVPPTSHPLPLTNVMRADEVRPSLTPEQALSGAPAQEQQRFKVPQILGED; encoded by the coding sequence ATGCCTGGCATCACGCGCGAGGAGGTCGCCCACCTCGCCCGGCTGGCGCGTCTGGAGCTGAAGCCCGAAGAGCTTGAGCACTTCGCGGGACAGCTCGACGACATCATCGGCGCGGTCGCCCGCGTCAGCGAGGTCGCCGACCAAGACGTACCGCCGACCTCCCACCCGCTGCCGCTGACGAACGTCATGCGCGCGGACGAGGTCCGTCCCTCGCTCACCCCCGAGCAGGCGCTCTCCGGCGCCCCGGCCCAGGAGCAGCAGCGTTTCAAGGTGCCGCAGATCCTGGGGGAGGACTAA
- a CDS encoding cupin domain-containing protein translates to MSLLVPKFDESVIVRDAEAEVVGRAPTTVKLLADSSATGGALSTQRVTLSGGADGAKPHWHDNSAEMFFLLDGAAEILSGDQVVTAGPGDLVVVPPGLPHAFAAAPGADADLLIVITPGVERFEYFRHLQRIALGEVGPESLLEVQELYDNHFMRSAAWDARG, encoded by the coding sequence CGTCCGCGATGCCGAGGCCGAGGTGGTGGGCCGGGCGCCGACCACCGTGAAGCTGCTGGCGGACAGCAGCGCGACCGGCGGTGCGCTGTCCACCCAGCGCGTCACCCTCAGCGGGGGAGCGGACGGCGCGAAACCGCACTGGCACGACAACTCCGCCGAGATGTTCTTCCTGCTCGACGGCGCCGCCGAGATCCTCTCCGGCGACCAGGTCGTCACCGCCGGACCCGGCGACCTGGTCGTCGTCCCGCCGGGTCTGCCCCACGCCTTCGCCGCCGCACCCGGCGCCGACGCCGACCTCCTCATCGTCATCACGCCCGGCGTGGAACGCTTCGAGTACTTCCGTCACCTACAGCGCATCGCCCTCGGAGAGGTCGGCCCGGAGAGCCTCCTGGAGGTGCAGGAGCTGTACGACAACCACTTCATGAGGAGCGCGGCGTGGGATGCGAGAGGCTGA
- the gatA gene encoding Asp-tRNA(Asn)/Glu-tRNA(Gln) amidotransferase subunit GatA gives MTDHSSIIRLTAAEIAANIASGVLTAVEVTEAHLARIDEVDAKVHAFLHVDREGALTQARAVDEKRARGEQLGPLAGVPLALKDIFTTEGIPTTVGSKILEGWIPPYDATVTKRLKAADVVILGKTNMDEFAMGSSTENSAYGPTGNPWDLTKIPGGSGGGSSAALASFQSPLAIGTDTGGSIRQPAAVTGTVGVKPTYGAVSRYGMVAFSSSLDQGGPCARTVLDAALLHEAIAGHDPLDSTSIDAPVPPVVEAARNGSVQGMRVGVVKQFRGEGYQAGVIQRFDEAVEVLKELGAEIVELDCPSFDLALSAYYLIAPSECSSNLARFDGLRYGLRTGDDGTHSAEEVTSITREAGFGPEVKRRIMLGTYALSSGYYDAYYGSAQKVRTLITRDFEKSFESVDVIVSPTTPTTAFPIGERADDPMAMYLADLCTIPTNLAGNSAMSLPCGLAPEDGLPVGLQIIAPALKDDRLYKVGAAVEAAFVEKWGHPLLEEAPSL, from the coding sequence ATGACGGACCACAGCAGCATCATCCGGCTCACCGCCGCCGAGATCGCCGCGAACATCGCGTCCGGCGTGCTCACGGCCGTCGAGGTCACCGAGGCCCACCTCGCCCGGATCGACGAGGTCGACGCGAAGGTGCACGCCTTCCTGCACGTCGACCGCGAGGGCGCCCTCACGCAGGCCCGCGCCGTCGACGAGAAGCGGGCCCGGGGCGAGCAGCTCGGCCCGCTGGCCGGCGTCCCGCTCGCGCTCAAGGACATCTTCACCACCGAGGGCATCCCGACCACGGTCGGCTCCAAGATCCTCGAAGGCTGGATCCCGCCGTACGACGCGACCGTCACCAAGCGGCTGAAGGCCGCCGACGTGGTCATCCTCGGCAAGACCAACATGGACGAGTTCGCCATGGGGTCGAGCACCGAGAACAGCGCCTACGGGCCGACGGGCAACCCCTGGGACCTCACCAAGATCCCCGGCGGCTCCGGCGGCGGTTCCTCCGCCGCGCTCGCCTCCTTCCAGTCGCCGCTGGCGATCGGCACGGACACCGGCGGTTCCATCCGCCAGCCGGCCGCCGTCACCGGCACGGTCGGCGTCAAGCCGACGTACGGCGCGGTCTCCCGCTACGGCATGGTCGCCTTCTCGTCCTCCCTCGACCAGGGCGGGCCCTGTGCCCGTACGGTCCTGGACGCGGCGCTCCTGCACGAGGCCATCGCCGGACACGACCCGCTCGACTCCACCTCCATCGACGCCCCGGTCCCGCCGGTCGTCGAGGCCGCCCGCAACGGCAGCGTGCAGGGCATGCGCGTCGGCGTCGTCAAGCAGTTCCGCGGCGAGGGCTACCAGGCCGGCGTCATCCAGCGCTTCGACGAGGCCGTAGAGGTCCTGAAGGAACTGGGCGCGGAGATCGTCGAGCTGGACTGCCCGTCCTTCGACCTCGCCCTGTCGGCGTACTACCTGATCGCGCCCTCCGAGTGTTCGTCGAACCTGGCCCGCTTCGACGGCCTGCGCTACGGCCTCCGTACCGGCGACGACGGCACCCACTCGGCCGAAGAGGTCACCTCGATCACCCGTGAGGCGGGCTTCGGCCCCGAGGTGAAGCGCCGCATCATGCTCGGGACGTACGCCCTGTCGAGTGGCTACTACGACGCGTACTACGGCAGCGCCCAGAAGGTCCGTACGCTCATCACCCGCGACTTCGAGAAGTCGTTCGAGAGCGTCGACGTGATCGTCTCGCCGACGACGCCGACCACCGCCTTCCCGATCGGTGAGCGTGCCGACGACCCGATGGCGATGTACCTCGCGGACCTGTGCACCATCCCGACCAACCTGGCGGGCAACTCGGCCATGTCGCTGCCCTGCGGTCTCGCGCCGGAGGACGGTCTCCCGGTCGGGCTCCAGATCATCGCCCCGGCGCTGAAGGACGACCGCCTTTACAAGGTCGGCGCCGCCGTCGAGGCCGCCTTCGTGGAAAAGTGGGGCCACCCGCTGCTTGAGGAGGCACCGTCGCTGTGA